The nucleotide window ATGGAAATTGCGAGGGTTGGACGCAAATGCTGTGTTGTCTGAAAGCCTTTGTGGAGCACGGTATAAATCTGCGGGATGGATACTACGCGTAGCCCGCGTGTCGTCCGCGAAGGACAGCGTTAGCTGGTGACAGCAGGCGGAGTCAGGGTAGCGAGACGTTTCGCAACCGCGTCGATGTCGGCATCGTTGTACCCAAGACCGAGGTCTTCACGCATAAATCGGGAGAGGTCGCTTGAGGTTAAGATGGTGCGTGACGCCTTGACGCCGTTTGACGTATAGCCTGCAAGGCCATTTTGAAAGCTGATCCATCCGTCGTCGGTCAACCGGTAGAACTTGATGGAAGACGAAAAGGAAATCTCCGGCCATTTGGCGCAAAGATAGTTGGCAGCCTCCACATCGACCTGCTTGGGTGACACCCGGTCAAACCCATAAAGCGGCACCCAGCCTGCGGCGGTCTTTCGCTCCAGAACCTCTTCGTTTTCAGCGGTGTCAAACCGCATGCGGTAAGTCTGGTCCCGGACAGGCTGTTCCCCGCTTGTAGAGAGGTTGATCGGTTCTGCCGGTGCCTGGCCACCAAAGCCGGTATCCAGCAGCCAGTCGGCTCCATCCATTTCCACGATATGTGCCTGATGTGACCGAACACCGCCTTCCGCTGCGCCCATTCGAACCCGGGCAAGCACACGTTGACTGGGAAGGCCAAGAGCTGAAAGGGCCCTTGCGAGCAAGGCATTCAACTCAAAGCAATAGCCGCCTTTTCGATCCAACACGAGTTTTTGCCAGAGCGCGTCGTCGTCAAGATCCGGTACCTGCCCCAGAAAGGGCAGAACGTTTTCAAATGGAATGGAAGCGATCTGGGCCGCTTGAAGCTTCCGCAAGCCTTCAAGAGTGCGCGGGCACTCGGGAAGACCTATTCGGGCAAGATAGGTTGAAAGATCAAAGGGCATGAACAGTCCGAAAAAGAAACAGGCCAGCTGCATATAGGCAGCCGGCCTTTCTTCTTAAAGCTCTTGGATATTGGTGCCAGGGGTCAGAGCCCTTCTGGACCACGCTGAACAGCAGCAACACCTGTGCGGGAGACCTCAACCAGCCCAAGCGGTTTCATGATAGCGATGAACTGTTCGATCTTGGACGTGCGTCCGGTAATCTCGAAGACGAAATGATCCGTGGTCGCGTCGATCACGGTTGCCCGGAAGGCATCGCCGAGGCGCAGTGCTTCAAGCCGCTTGTCACCGTCACCAACGACTTTGACCAGCGCGAGCTCGCGTTCCAGGGGTTTGTCCTGGTTGGCCCGTCGGGCCCGCACCGTCAGGTCGGTTACCCGGTGAACAGGCACCAGACGATCGAGCTGATGACGGATCTGCTCGATGATCATCGGGGTGCCGGTGGTCACGATGGTGATCCGCGACAGGTGCTTCTCATGCTCGGTTTCCGACACGGTCAGACTGTCGATGTTGTAGCCCCGGCCGGAGAAGAGACCAATCACACGGGCGAGCACGCCCGGTTCGTTGTCGACGAGGAGCGATAGCGTGTGAGTTTCGATCTCATTGCTGACCTCCGCTAGGAAATAGGCGGAAGGCGCATCTACATTTTGTGCGTTCATGTTCAAAATTCCTTTGCCTGGTCGCCTTAGACGAGAGATTTGCCTTCAGCACTGATTGCGTTGGCAACTGCTTCGTCGTTGGCTTCGTCCGGCAGCAGCATTTCATTGTGAGCCTTGCCCGAGGGGATCATCGGGAAACAATTGGCGAGATTGGCGACGCGGCAGTCAAAAAGGACCGGTTTGTCGATTGCGATCATTTCTTCGATGGCACCGTCCAGATCAGCCGGTTTTTCCACCCGGAAACCGACACCGCCATAAGCTTCTGCCAACTTGACGAAGTCGGGCAGGCTGTCGGTATAGGAATGGGACAAGCGGTTGCCGTGCAGCAGTTGCTGCCACTGACGCACCATGCCCATATATTGGTTGTTCAGGATGAAGACCTTGACCGGCAGGCCGTATTGAACGGCAGTCGACATCTCCTGAATGTTCATCAGGATCGAGGCATCTCCGGCAATGTCCACGCAAAGTGCATCGCGATGGGCAACCTGAGCGCCAATGGCCGCAGGCAGACCGTAGCCCATGGTTCCAAGCCCGCCGGACGTGAGCCAGCGGTTCGGCTCTTCGAAGCCGTAAAACTGCGCCGCCCACATCTGGTGCTGACCGACCTCGGTGGAGATGAAGGTCTTGCGGTGCTTGGTCAGTTCATAAAGACGCTGGATCGCGTGCTGCGGCATGATCACGTCGGAATTGGGCTTATAGGCAAGTGAATTGCGCGCCCGCCACGCATCGATCTGCTCCCACCAGGCTTTCATCGCGCTTTCATCCGCCTTCAAGGACGAAGAGCGCCAGATGCGCACCAGATCCTCAAGCACATGACCGACGTCGCCAATGATCGGCAGATCGACATTGATGGTTTTGTTGATCGAAGAGGGGTCGATATCGATATGGATCTTGCGCGAGTTCGGCGAGAACGCATCGGTGCGCCCGGTGATGCGGTCATCGAAACGCGCGCCGATGCACACCATCAGGTCGCAGTCATGCATCGTCATGTTGGCTTCAAACGTGCCGTGCATGCCCAGCATGCCGAGCCAGTTGTCCCCGGAAGCCGGATAAGCACCCAAACCCATCAATGTCGATGTGATCGGGAAGCCGGTCAGCGAAACCAGTTCACGCAGCAGCTGGCAGGCTTGCGTTCCGGAGTTGATCACCCCGCCACCCGTATAAAG belongs to Roseibium porphyridii and includes:
- a CDS encoding arylamine N-acetyltransferase family protein, which translates into the protein MPFDLSTYLARIGLPECPRTLEGLRKLQAAQIASIPFENVLPFLGQVPDLDDDALWQKLVLDRKGGYCFELNALLARALSALGLPSQRVLARVRMGAAEGGVRSHQAHIVEMDGADWLLDTGFGGQAPAEPINLSTSGEQPVRDQTYRMRFDTAENEEVLERKTAAGWVPLYGFDRVSPKQVDVEAANYLCAKWPEISFSSSIKFYRLTDDGWISFQNGLAGYTSNGVKASRTILTSSDLSRFMREDLGLGYNDADIDAVAKRLATLTPPAVTS
- the ilvN gene encoding acetolactate synthase small subunit; its protein translation is MNAQNVDAPSAYFLAEVSNEIETHTLSLLVDNEPGVLARVIGLFSGRGYNIDSLTVSETEHEKHLSRITIVTTGTPMIIEQIRHQLDRLVPVHRVTDLTVRARRANQDKPLERELALVKVVGDGDKRLEALRLGDAFRATVIDATTDHFVFEITGRTSKIEQFIAIMKPLGLVEVSRTGVAAVQRGPEGL
- a CDS encoding acetolactate synthase 3 large subunit, producing MTREMTGAEMVIQALKDQGVDTIFGYPGGAVLPIYDEIVQQEGLEHILVRHEQGAGHAAEGYARSTGKPGVALVTSGPGATNMVTALTDAMLDSIPLVCISGQVPTHLIGNDAFQECDTVGITRPCTKHNWLVRNVDDLPRILHEAFYVATSGRPGPVVVDVPKDVQFATGTYQGPTPNPAAAHKSYRPQVKGDAAGIRHAAELMAAAKKPILYTGGGVINSGTQACQLLRELVSLTGFPITSTLMGLGAYPASGDNWLGMLGMHGTFEANMTMHDCDLMVCIGARFDDRITGRTDAFSPNSRKIHIDIDPSSINKTINVDLPIIGDVGHVLEDLVRIWRSSSLKADESAMKAWWEQIDAWRARNSLAYKPNSDVIMPQHAIQRLYELTKHRKTFISTEVGQHQMWAAQFYGFEEPNRWLTSGGLGTMGYGLPAAIGAQVAHRDALCVDIAGDASILMNIQEMSTAVQYGLPVKVFILNNQYMGMVRQWQQLLHGNRLSHSYTDSLPDFVKLAEAYGGVGFRVEKPADLDGAIEEMIAIDKPVLFDCRVANLANCFPMIPSGKAHNEMLLPDEANDEAVANAISAEGKSLV